Proteins encoded together in one Halorubellus sp. JP-L1 window:
- a CDS encoding indoleamine 2,3-dioxygenase — MDQQSGSLPDPRARGVSAARGFLPDADPLVSFRDDPVPPGAGDRLDALDALADGLPDHVADGDLRERTRALDPIGADVCDALTDRQLVRLRQVSGFLASAHVHLVDADPVDAIPAGVAVPLYESSNRLDRKPMLAYDTQALHNWRLCDPDEGFTVENVDPLLSFTALGDEDWFYAVHVAIEAAAGRALVAGAEAYRGVADDDPALLEAACREIAEALGDCTRVMQRMTEGNDPDVFATAYRPYFDGFDDVVYEGVDALSGPQSFRGGSGAQSSVMPALDGALDVEHAATNLIDHLRDMRAYMPPPHREVVAEFEAADGLRAFVADGDPAVVDAYNDAIDALHDFRKVHLTQVVQYIVAATGDATGTGGTDFMQFLGTMRDETADTGL; from the coding sequence ATGGACCAGCAGTCAGGGTCGCTCCCGGACCCGCGCGCTCGCGGCGTCAGCGCCGCGCGCGGGTTCCTCCCCGACGCCGACCCCCTCGTCTCGTTCCGCGACGACCCCGTGCCACCGGGCGCGGGCGACCGCCTCGACGCGCTCGACGCGCTCGCCGACGGCCTCCCCGACCACGTCGCCGACGGCGACCTCCGCGAGCGAACGCGCGCCCTCGACCCCATCGGTGCCGACGTCTGCGACGCCCTCACCGACCGCCAGCTCGTCCGCCTCCGGCAAGTCAGCGGGTTCCTCGCGAGCGCGCACGTCCACCTCGTCGACGCCGACCCCGTGGACGCGATCCCCGCGGGCGTCGCCGTCCCGCTCTACGAATCATCGAATCGCCTCGATCGGAAGCCGATGCTCGCGTACGACACGCAAGCGCTCCACAACTGGCGCCTGTGCGACCCCGACGAGGGGTTCACCGTGGAGAACGTCGACCCGCTCCTCTCGTTCACCGCCCTCGGCGACGAGGACTGGTTCTACGCCGTCCACGTCGCCATCGAGGCCGCCGCCGGGCGCGCGCTCGTCGCCGGCGCCGAAGCCTACCGGGGCGTCGCCGACGACGACCCGGCGCTCCTCGAGGCCGCGTGCCGCGAGATCGCGGAAGCGCTCGGCGACTGCACGCGCGTCATGCAGCGCATGACCGAGGGGAACGACCCCGACGTGTTCGCGACCGCGTACCGCCCGTACTTCGACGGGTTCGACGACGTCGTCTACGAGGGCGTCGACGCCCTCTCCGGCCCGCAGTCGTTCCGCGGCGGCTCGGGCGCACAGAGCTCCGTGATGCCCGCGCTCGACGGCGCGCTCGACGTCGAGCACGCCGCGACGAACCTGATCGACCATCTGCGAGACATGCGCGCGTACATGCCGCCGCCCCACCGCGAGGTCGTCGCCGAGTTCGAGGCCGCCGACGGCCTCCGCGCGTTCGTCGCCGACGGCGATCCCGCGGTCGTCGACGCGTACAACGACGCCATCGACGCGCTCCACGACTTCCGGAAGGTCCACCTCACGCAGGTCGTCCAGTACATCGTCGCCGCGACCGGCGACGCCACCGGCACCGGCGGCACCGACTTCATGCAGTTCCTCGGCACGATGCGCGACGAGACCGCAGACACCGGGCTCTAG
- a CDS encoding DUF1028 domain-containing protein, protein MTFSICVRETYEDDDGAEQTRFGVAVTTRLPGVGTMCPFVSEHGAIATQSLVNERLGRKGVEYLDDGLRVEDALQSLLNADENAAARQLHGVGRHGEFAYSGEDCMDHYDDIVRENHTVAGNLLTGQEVLAATSEVYEGTRDDDRPLALRLIDALEAGHDEGGDKREDLTVQSAAVKVETTEDRDPEPYYDDLRVDATETPLADLRETYELAKQGYEAALEKYGDAYEDDDVDAAQE, encoded by the coding sequence ATGACGTTCAGTATCTGCGTTCGCGAGACGTACGAGGACGACGACGGCGCCGAGCAGACGCGCTTCGGCGTCGCGGTGACGACGCGACTGCCGGGCGTCGGGACGATGTGCCCGTTCGTCTCCGAGCACGGCGCGATCGCGACCCAGAGCCTCGTGAACGAACGCCTCGGCCGGAAGGGCGTCGAGTACCTCGACGACGGCCTCCGCGTCGAGGACGCCCTCCAGTCGCTCCTGAACGCCGACGAGAACGCCGCCGCGCGCCAGCTCCACGGCGTCGGGCGCCACGGCGAGTTCGCGTACTCGGGCGAGGACTGCATGGACCACTACGACGACATCGTCCGCGAGAACCACACGGTCGCCGGGAACCTCCTCACCGGCCAGGAGGTCCTCGCCGCGACCAGCGAGGTGTACGAGGGCACGCGCGACGACGACCGCCCGCTCGCACTCCGCCTGATCGACGCGCTCGAGGCCGGCCACGACGAGGGCGGCGACAAGCGCGAGGACCTCACCGTCCAGTCCGCCGCCGTCAAAGTCGAGACGACCGAGGACCGCGACCCGGAGCCGTACTACGACGACCTCCGCGTGGACGCGACCGAGACGCCGCTCGCGGACCTCCGGGAGACGTACGAACTCGCGAAGCAGGGGTACGAGGCCGCCCTCGAGAAGTACGGCGACGCGTACGAAGACGACGACGTGGACGCCGCCCAGGAGTAG
- a CDS encoding M24 family metallopeptidase, producing the protein MSPSAPSLTDRLEAAGVDGYLVDADGEDSNQYYLSGYHAPDDFVTLYADGRVSLLVSPLEYSRARTESDGDDVYDTTAYGDDEETDDDPRVASKQVTAAFVAAAGVDSVLVPASFPVSTADVLREAGVGVAWDDAYALEDIRAVKSDAEVEHVAAAQDANEAAMALVEDLLARAVVEDDVLVLDGDVLTSERVRERVEIALLERGCRLDDCIVAAGPAAARGHDSGSGPLEANEPIVVDIFPRDIETRYFADMTRTFVKGEPDARTREWYELTVEAFEAALDAIAPGVSGEAVHDAVCDVYEDAGYPTLRSDDGTQDGFTHATGHGVGLDVHEAPYLAPEGGELAAGNVVTVEPGLYEQGVGGVRLEDLVVVTDDGYENLTEYPRDLRVL; encoded by the coding sequence GTGAGTCCCTCCGCGCCATCGCTAACGGATCGACTCGAAGCCGCCGGCGTCGACGGGTACCTCGTCGACGCGGACGGTGAGGACAGCAACCAGTACTATCTCTCGGGGTATCACGCGCCCGACGACTTCGTGACGCTGTACGCGGACGGGCGCGTCTCGCTCCTCGTCTCGCCACTCGAATATTCGCGGGCGAGGACCGAGAGCGATGGCGACGACGTCTACGACACCACGGCGTACGGCGACGACGAGGAGACCGACGACGATCCCCGCGTCGCGTCCAAGCAAGTGACGGCCGCGTTCGTCGCAGCGGCGGGCGTCGATTCCGTCCTCGTTCCGGCGTCGTTCCCCGTTAGTACCGCGGACGTGCTCCGCGAGGCAGGCGTCGGGGTCGCGTGGGACGACGCGTACGCGCTCGAGGACATCCGCGCGGTCAAGTCCGACGCGGAAGTCGAGCACGTCGCGGCCGCGCAGGACGCGAACGAGGCCGCGATGGCGCTCGTCGAGGACCTCCTCGCCCGTGCGGTCGTCGAGGACGACGTCCTGGTCCTCGACGGCGACGTCCTGACGAGCGAGCGCGTTCGCGAGCGCGTCGAGATCGCGCTCCTCGAGCGGGGGTGTCGATTGGACGACTGCATCGTCGCGGCTGGTCCAGCGGCCGCACGCGGCCACGACTCGGGGTCGGGGCCGCTCGAGGCGAACGAGCCGATCGTCGTCGACATCTTCCCGCGTGACATCGAGACCCGGTACTTCGCGGACATGACGCGGACGTTCGTGAAGGGCGAGCCAGACGCACGCACCCGTGAGTGGTACGAGCTGACGGTCGAGGCGTTCGAGGCGGCGCTCGACGCCATCGCGCCGGGAGTCTCCGGCGAGGCCGTCCACGACGCGGTCTGCGACGTCTACGAGGACGCGGGGTATCCGACGCTACGATCGGACGACGGGACCCAGGACGGGTTCACGCACGCCACGGGTCACGGCGTCGGCCTCGACGTCCACGAGGCGCCGTACCTCGCGCCGGAGGGTGGCGAACTCGCGGCCGGGAACGTCGTAACCGTCGAACCCGGTCTCTACGAGCAGGGCGTCGGCGGCGTCCGCCTGGAGGACCTCGTCGTCGTCACCGACGACGGCTACGAGAACCTCACCGAGTACCCGCGTGACCTCCGCGTCCTCTAG
- a CDS encoding LLM class flavin-dependent oxidoreductase, which produces MEYSIVDLSPIPDAGTATDAYANTVEAAQQAERLGYSRFWVAEHHGMASRLAGTTPEVLLGHLAAETDAIRIGSGAVLLNHYSPFKVAESFGVLDGLAPGRVDLGLGRANGSPAVDRALGTDRRVENPDRDHVQKIEAVVNHLYDDYPDGHEYADVEIPRSGDGPPEPWVLGSSTASASIAGELGLPFCFAAFIRPSFATHAFEAYREEFDSSALAASVDEPTGMVAVNAVCAPTDEAAARQRAVAEASFKRMQRGEIGTTPSVEEAIEELGGVPEPTPATLDDDEWPRAISGSPETLDGLLSQLADRVGVDEVMIQHVVADHDDALRSHELLADGVGLEPRR; this is translated from the coding sequence GTGGAGTATTCCATCGTCGACCTGTCACCGATTCCCGACGCGGGGACGGCGACGGACGCGTACGCGAACACCGTCGAGGCCGCACAGCAGGCCGAGCGCCTCGGTTACTCGCGGTTCTGGGTGGCCGAGCATCACGGGATGGCGAGCCGGCTCGCGGGGACGACGCCGGAGGTCCTCCTCGGGCACCTCGCCGCGGAGACCGACGCGATCCGGATCGGGTCGGGCGCGGTCCTCCTGAATCACTACAGTCCGTTCAAGGTCGCCGAGTCATTCGGCGTCCTCGACGGACTCGCACCGGGGCGCGTCGACCTCGGGCTCGGGCGCGCGAACGGGTCGCCGGCCGTCGACCGCGCGCTCGGCACCGACCGTCGCGTCGAGAATCCCGACCGCGATCACGTCCAGAAGATAGAGGCGGTCGTGAACCACCTCTACGACGACTACCCGGACGGCCACGAGTACGCGGACGTCGAGATCCCGCGCTCGGGCGACGGCCCGCCGGAGCCGTGGGTGCTCGGTTCGAGCACTGCGAGCGCCAGCATCGCGGGGGAACTCGGGCTCCCGTTCTGCTTCGCGGCGTTCATCCGCCCGTCGTTCGCGACGCACGCGTTCGAGGCGTACCGCGAGGAGTTCGACTCGTCGGCGCTCGCCGCGAGCGTGGACGAACCGACTGGGATGGTCGCCGTGAACGCAGTCTGCGCGCCGACCGACGAGGCCGCCGCCCGACAACGTGCGGTCGCCGAGGCCTCATTCAAGCGGATGCAGCGCGGCGAGATCGGGACGACGCCATCCGTCGAGGAGGCGATCGAGGAACTCGGCGGCGTCCCGGAGCCGACGCCGGCGACGCTCGACGACGACGAATGGCCGCGCGCCATCTCCGGCAGCCCCGAGACGCTCGACGGCCTGCTCTCGCAGCTCGCCGACCGCGTCGGCGTCGACGAGGTGATGATCCAGCACGTCGTCGCCGACCACGACGACGCCCTCCGCTCGCACGAACTACTCGCCGACGGCGTCGGCCTGGAACCGCGGCGCTAA
- a CDS encoding alpha/beta hydrolase, which produces MTDAASGELDAEFAALVDAFAERGLPPWHSLSVTAARTLEDDVFGDGGGPEMAAVREFAIDGPGGDVPVRAYRPPAETSTGDGSPGALVFTHGGVFVLGTLDSADDVCRELAARTGRVVFSVDYRLAPEHPFPAAVDDAYAVVEWAREYADAFGADPGCVGVAGTSAGGGIAAATALRAGHEGVPLDVQVLLYPMLSAESAFGAGGGLRESYAEHGDAALLSTADVAWGWEHYLRSPVDAHNPFAVPLRADDGLLAAAPPAVVATAGVDVLRDEAVAYADALADAGVPVTHAHYPTLAHGFCSVTDDVTLADDAFDDVAGSVADVAGVVGDVDSAVGDVDE; this is translated from the coding sequence ATGACCGACGCAGCAAGCGGCGAGTTGGACGCGGAGTTCGCGGCGCTCGTGGACGCGTTCGCCGAGCGCGGCCTGCCGCCGTGGCACTCGCTGTCCGTGACCGCGGCGCGGACGCTCGAGGACGACGTCTTCGGGGACGGCGGCGGGCCGGAGATGGCGGCCGTCCGCGAGTTCGCGATCGACGGCCCCGGCGGCGACGTGCCCGTGCGGGCGTACCGACCGCCGGCCGAGACCAGCACCGGCGACGGCTCGCCGGGTGCGCTCGTGTTCACGCACGGTGGGGTGTTCGTGCTCGGGACGCTCGACTCCGCGGACGACGTCTGCCGCGAACTCGCCGCCCGCACCGGCCGCGTCGTGTTCTCCGTGGACTACCGGCTCGCGCCCGAGCACCCGTTCCCGGCGGCGGTCGACGACGCGTATGCGGTCGTCGAGTGGGCTCGCGAGTACGCGGACGCGTTCGGCGCGGACCCAGGGTGCGTGGGCGTCGCCGGGACGAGCGCCGGTGGTGGGATTGCGGCCGCGACCGCGCTCCGCGCCGGCCACGAGGGCGTCCCGCTCGACGTGCAGGTGCTGCTGTACCCGATGCTCTCCGCGGAGAGCGCGTTCGGCGCGGGCGGAGGCCTCCGCGAGTCGTACGCGGAGCACGGCGACGCCGCGCTCCTGTCGACCGCGGACGTCGCGTGGGGCTGGGAGCACTACCTCCGCAGTCCCGTCGACGCCCACAATCCGTTCGCCGTCCCGCTGCGGGCCGACGACGGCCTCCTCGCGGCGGCGCCGCCCGCGGTCGTCGCGACCGCCGGCGTCGACGTCCTCCGCGACGAGGCGGTCGCGTACGCGGACGCGCTCGCCGACGCCGGCGTCCCCGTCACGCACGCCCACTACCCGACGCTCGCGCACGGCTTCTGCTCGGTCACCGACGACGTCACGCTCGCCGACGACGCGTTCGACGACGTCGCCGGTTCGGTCGCAGACGTCGCCGGTGTGGTCGGCGACGTCGACAGCGCGGTCGGCGACGTCGACGAGTAG
- a CDS encoding metal-dependent hydrolase, producing the protein MYALGHLGIGLLAFAPVALYLRRTNRTPLAAVGTVQVVALSTIPDVDLLLAGVSHRGITHTIWFALAVGSVLATFAILRTHHRPTALGPARSTGAIASGLTGSYAVATHLVGDVVTPMGVAPLAPVVDAHYSLAIVNAADPTANLALFALGCLATTTGWLAGTGSPPRRTPTARGVPGWLIDVDRRPWRRPSTQSPSGPRREPRPARSTTTPPADRVDHPRARQYAAGHRERTDRRTRRPSTARTVRRHRVSDGDDARNRKAVLARARRPRRRGKQRDDLTEGDPRPTSAQMFNPESERPY; encoded by the coding sequence GTGTACGCGCTCGGGCATCTGGGCATAGGCCTCCTTGCGTTCGCCCCGGTCGCCCTCTACCTCCGCCGCACGAACCGGACGCCGCTGGCCGCCGTCGGGACCGTACAGGTCGTCGCATTGTCGACGATCCCGGACGTCGACCTCCTCCTCGCCGGCGTCTCGCATCGCGGCATCACGCACACCATCTGGTTCGCGCTCGCCGTCGGCAGCGTGCTCGCCACGTTCGCCATCCTCCGAACGCATCATCGACCGACCGCGCTCGGCCCCGCCCGCTCGACGGGTGCCATCGCGAGCGGCCTCACTGGCTCGTACGCGGTCGCGACGCACCTCGTGGGCGACGTCGTCACGCCGATGGGTGTCGCGCCGCTCGCACCCGTCGTCGACGCGCACTACTCGCTCGCGATCGTGAACGCCGCCGACCCGACCGCGAACCTCGCGCTGTTCGCGCTCGGCTGCCTCGCGACCACCACCGGCTGGCTCGCTGGCACCGGCAGCCCCCCGCGGCGGACGCCGACCGCGCGAGGCGTCCCCGGATGGCTCATCGACGTCGACCGCCGACCGTGGCGCAGACCGTCCACGCAGTCCCCGAGTGGACCGCGCCGCGAGCCACGTCCAGCTCGCTCGACGACGACACCTCCCGCTGACCGCGTCGACCACCCGAGGGCCCGTCAGTACGCAGCCGGTCACCGCGAACGAACGGATCGTCGCACACGACGACCGTCGACAGCGAGAACGGTACGACGCCACCGCGTTAGTGACGGCGACGACGCACGGAACCGGAAAGCAGTTCTCGCGCGTGCTCGCCGACCCAGGCGTCGAGGAAAACAGCGAGACGACCTCACCGAGGGCGACCCGCGCCCCACGTCGGCACAGATGTTCAATCCGGAGTCCGAGCGCCCGTACTGA
- a CDS encoding ribonuclease R family protein has translation MSDNAQAEAGTAEGQGPVTIDEELARHLENKREELFEKFEIRDAFPPEVIEEAEARTEGVQQEIQDELDERRDLRDLTTWTTDPIDAQDFDDAISIRENEDTYTLWVHIADVTHYVHPDSAMWDEAVERANTVYLPAYTMHMLPPTLAETVCSLVPNEDRLAHTVEMELDKENLGYEEIDIYKSVIESDERLTYGEAEQRLDDPDAALHEENQMVFEVADQMHEQRKEDGSLVLNPRRDRAHTIIEECMLKANKAVTHELMWNRGVEAMYRVHPQPTPDEWDKALVEIQDLDGVSIPGGSWDDPRKAVNATLENAPARQLDSIQWAVMKVMPRAKYMSDPFGGHHALNFDIYGHFTSPIRRLSDLINHWIVYTNDVPEDLQALCKRASDKQKDAETCEREYKKFLSEVGLDANAVNNRGLEVVDDEDDAEHTV, from the coding sequence ATGAGCGACAACGCGCAGGCCGAGGCCGGGACCGCCGAGGGCCAGGGCCCGGTCACGATCGACGAGGAACTCGCGCGACACCTGGAGAACAAGCGCGAGGAGCTGTTCGAGAAGTTCGAGATCCGCGACGCGTTCCCCCCCGAGGTCATCGAGGAGGCCGAAGCGCGTACGGAGGGCGTCCAGCAGGAGATCCAGGACGAACTCGACGAGCGTCGGGACCTCCGTGACCTGACGACGTGGACGACCGACCCGATCGACGCACAGGACTTCGACGACGCCATCTCGATTCGCGAGAACGAGGACACGTACACGCTCTGGGTGCACATCGCGGACGTCACGCACTACGTCCACCCCGACTCCGCGATGTGGGACGAGGCAGTCGAGCGCGCGAACACCGTGTACCTCCCCGCGTACACGATGCACATGCTCCCGCCGACGCTCGCCGAGACCGTGTGCTCGCTCGTCCCGAACGAGGACCGACTGGCGCACACCGTCGAGATGGAGCTCGACAAGGAGAACCTCGGGTACGAGGAGATAGACATCTACAAGTCCGTCATCGAGAGCGACGAGCGCCTCACGTACGGCGAGGCCGAACAGCGCCTCGACGACCCCGACGCCGCGCTCCACGAGGAGAACCAGATGGTGTTCGAGGTCGCGGACCAGATGCACGAGCAACGCAAGGAGGACGGGTCGCTCGTCCTCAACCCGCGCCGGGACCGCGCACACACCATCATCGAGGAGTGCATGCTGAAGGCGAACAAGGCCGTCACGCACGAACTCATGTGGAATCGCGGCGTGGAAGCGATGTACCGCGTGCACCCGCAGCCGACGCCCGACGAGTGGGACAAGGCCCTCGTCGAGATCCAGGACCTCGACGGCGTCTCGATCCCGGGCGGGAGCTGGGACGACCCGCGGAAGGCCGTGAACGCCACCCTCGAGAACGCACCCGCGCGCCAGCTGGACTCCATCCAGTGGGCCGTGATGAAGGTGATGCCGCGCGCGAAGTACATGAGTGACCCCTTCGGCGGCCATCACGCGCTGAACTTCGACATCTACGGGCACTTCACGAGCCCCATCCGGCGACTCAGTGACCTCATCAATCACTGGATCGTGTACACGAACGACGTCCCCGAGGACCTGCAGGCGCTCTGCAAGCGTGCGAGCGACAAGCAGAAGGACGCCGAGACCTGCGAGCGCGAGTACAAGAAGTTCCTCTCCGAGGTCGGCCTGGACGCCAACGCCGTCAACAACCGCGGGCTCGAAGTCGTCGACGACGAGGACGACGCAGAACACACCGTCTAG
- a CDS encoding NifU family protein: protein MSTDARDGDADGETLQERVETWLVKQMPIIQMHGGTSAVREADPETGEVVVELGGGCKGCDVANITTGNIEAELLTWEEISDVTVRVPEAGESLGVDQAESIMGVDRTEGGRGDWGSSNPGKDSF, encoded by the coding sequence ATGAGTACGGACGCCCGCGACGGCGACGCCGACGGGGAGACGCTCCAGGAGCGCGTCGAGACGTGGCTCGTCAAGCAGATGCCGATCATCCAGATGCACGGTGGCACGAGCGCCGTCCGCGAGGCCGACCCCGAGACGGGCGAGGTCGTCGTGGAGCTGGGCGGTGGCTGCAAGGGCTGCGACGTCGCGAACATCACCACCGGGAACATCGAGGCGGAGCTCCTGACGTGGGAGGAGATCTCGGACGTGACGGTGCGCGTCCCCGAGGCCGGCGAGAGCCTCGGCGTCGACCAGGCCGAGTCCATCATGGGCGTCGACCGAACCGAGGGCGGCCGCGGCGACTGGGGGTCCTCGAACCCCGGCAAGGACAGCTTCTAA
- the sepF gene encoding cell division protein SepF, which yields MGFMSKILGGRDSRSTEDYVQLDVDDFDAAASGDAAMQVHIAEVDGQADAIDIKDAVYDGDLVIADITRLRTEDRTVEHIVDELRQVADEVGGDIVQKGDDQLIVTPTGVKISREKLGRD from the coding sequence ATGGGCTTCATGAGCAAGATTCTCGGTGGGCGCGACTCTCGCAGCACCGAGGACTACGTGCAACTCGACGTCGACGACTTCGACGCCGCGGCCTCGGGCGACGCGGCGATGCAGGTACACATCGCGGAGGTCGACGGGCAGGCCGACGCGATCGACATCAAGGACGCCGTCTACGACGGCGACCTCGTCATCGCCGACATCACGCGCCTGCGCACCGAGGACCGCACCGTCGAGCACATCGTCGACGAACTCCGGCAGGTCGCCGACGAAGTGGGCGGAGACATCGTCCAGAAGGGCGACGACCAGCTCATCGTCACGCCGACGGGCGTGAAGATCAGCCGCGAGAAGCTCGGCCGGGACTGA
- the kynU gene encoding kynureninase, which yields MDDTEQGDALARARERDESDPLSAFRERFEIPDDYYMDGNSLGPISADAEASLQNAVDEWRDLAIRGWTDSDPEWFHYGERLGDELAPLVGARESEVVVADSTTLNIHKLVGSFLDARGDRPPGVLVNDLDFPTDHYAIAAQLRQRGLDPDEHLHRVESPDGRTVPAEAVERALDEHDVGIVFMPSVLYRSGQLLDVERIAELAHDHGAFAGFDLAHSIGAVPHELHDLGVDFAVWCSYKYLNAGPGAIAGLYVHEDHHDVHPNLAGWWGNDKATQFDMALEFDPADAAGRFQVGTVPVLSAAPLHGALDVVHDAGIDRIREKSIQLTETLIDLADDRLAEYGVDVGTPREPARRGGHVALEHDEAYRISEALRDHGVVTDFRKPDVVRVAPAPLYTRFEDVHDVVAIIEEILETREYEEYEPQTGGVT from the coding sequence ATGGACGACACCGAACAGGGCGACGCGCTCGCTCGCGCTCGCGAACGAGACGAATCCGACCCGCTCTCGGCGTTCCGCGAGCGCTTCGAGATCCCCGACGATTACTACATGGACGGGAACTCTCTCGGACCCATCTCCGCGGACGCCGAGGCGAGCCTCCAGAACGCGGTCGACGAGTGGCGCGACCTCGCCATCCGCGGATGGACCGATTCGGACCCCGAGTGGTTCCACTACGGCGAACGCCTCGGCGACGAGCTCGCGCCGCTCGTCGGCGCGCGCGAGAGCGAGGTCGTCGTCGCCGACTCGACGACGCTCAACATCCACAAACTCGTCGGGTCGTTCCTCGACGCGCGCGGCGACCGGCCGCCGGGCGTCCTCGTGAACGACCTCGACTTCCCGACCGACCACTACGCGATCGCCGCCCAGCTCCGCCAGCGCGGCCTCGACCCCGACGAGCACCTCCACCGGGTCGAGTCCCCGGACGGCCGAACGGTACCCGCCGAAGCCGTCGAGCGCGCGCTCGACGAGCACGACGTCGGCATCGTGTTCATGCCGAGCGTCCTCTACCGGAGCGGCCAGCTATTGGACGTCGAACGCATCGCCGAACTCGCGCACGACCACGGCGCGTTCGCGGGGTTCGACCTCGCGCACTCCATCGGTGCCGTCCCGCACGAACTCCACGACCTCGGCGTCGACTTCGCCGTCTGGTGCAGCTACAAGTACCTGAACGCCGGCCCCGGCGCCATCGCCGGCCTCTACGTCCACGAGGACCACCACGACGTCCACCCGAACCTCGCGGGCTGGTGGGGCAACGACAAGGCGACGCAGTTCGACATGGCCCTGGAGTTCGACCCGGCCGACGCCGCCGGCCGGTTCCAGGTCGGGACCGTCCCCGTCCTCTCGGCCGCGCCGCTCCACGGCGCGCTCGACGTCGTCCACGACGCCGGCATCGACCGCATCCGCGAGAAGAGCATCCAACTGACCGAGACCCTGATCGACCTCGCCGACGACCGCCTCGCCGAGTACGGCGTCGACGTCGGCACCCCCAGAGAGCCCGCCCGCCGCGGCGGCCACGTCGCTCTCGAACACGACGAAGCCTACCGCATCAGCGAAGCGCTCCGCGACCACGGCGTCGTCACCGACTTCCGGAAACCCGACGTCGTCCGCGTTGCCCCCGCCCCCCTCTACACGCGCTTCGAGGACGTCCACGACGTCGTCGCCATCATCGAAGAAATCCTCGAAACCCGCGAATACGAGGAGTACGAGCCCCAAACCGGCGGCGTGACGTGA
- a CDS encoding RNA-binding protein, whose amino-acid sequence MEVKSRHHLRSDDVREVTDAVADALGVDLDGDTYELVEIEGGEFDVVLVDGSPDVVYVEDEPFLTVAGANAHEPRTHVVTVDAGAISFVSNGADVMRPGIVEADDDIAESDLVAIAEESHGKVLAIGRALTSGDDMVGSEGKVVESVHHVGDDLYEFDV is encoded by the coding sequence ATGGAAGTCAAGTCCCGGCATCACCTCCGGAGCGACGACGTACGCGAGGTCACCGACGCCGTCGCGGACGCGCTCGGCGTCGACCTGGACGGCGACACGTACGAGCTCGTCGAGATCGAGGGCGGCGAGTTCGACGTCGTCCTCGTCGACGGCAGCCCGGACGTCGTCTACGTCGAGGACGAACCGTTCCTCACGGTCGCCGGCGCGAACGCGCACGAACCGCGGACGCACGTCGTCACCGTCGACGCGGGCGCGATCTCGTTCGTCTCGAACGGCGCGGACGTCATGCGGCCCGGGATCGTCGAGGCCGACGACGACATCGCCGAGAGCGACCTCGTCGCCATCGCCGAGGAGTCCCACGGGAAGGTGCTCGCGATCGGGCGCGCGCTCACGTCGGGCGACGACATGGTCGGGTCCGAGGGGAAGGTCGTCGAGAGCGTCCACCACGTCGGCGACGACCTCTACGAGTTCGACGTCTAA